In Saccharomonospora marina XMU15, one genomic interval encodes:
- a CDS encoding flavin-containing monooxygenase has product MTAATDTAPEVGQGQADIVLDVVVLGAGVAGLYQLHQLREQGLRVRAYEAGSDVGGTWYWNRYPGARFDSEAYIYQYLFSEALYKEWSWSQRFPDQPEVERWMHYVADRLDLRRDIQFSTTVTSAHFDEDRGRWLVGTDRGETIDTQFFVACGGMLSAPLENVFEGQDRFRGPVYHTSRWPKDGVELAGKRVGVVGIGATGIQVIQTIAAEVEHLTVFARTPQYVLPMKNPDYGPSEQAWYKSRFEELRATLPHTFSGFEYDFEHEWAAYAPQRRREILEEIYQDGSLKLWLASFGEMFFDEQVSEEVSEFVREKMRERLKDQRLIDILVPTDYGFGTHRVPLEQGYLEVYHRDNVTLVGVRDNPIARITPDGIQLTDGTVHELDVIILATGFDAGTGALTRVDIRGRDGRSLAEDWGRDIRTTMGLMVHGYPNMLTTAVPMAPSAALCNMTTCLQQQTEWITDVIRHMKAQGKSVIEPTQEGEDAWVAHHEEIASATLVPKTHSWYMGSNVPGKPRRLLSYIGGVGTYREKCDEEAAGGYPSFRMT; this is encoded by the coding sequence ATGACGGCCGCGACTGACACCGCCCCAGAGGTTGGGCAGGGCCAGGCGGACATCGTGCTCGACGTGGTGGTGCTTGGCGCTGGGGTGGCTGGCTTGTATCAGCTGCACCAGTTGCGTGAGCAGGGCCTGCGGGTGCGGGCCTACGAAGCGGGTTCCGACGTGGGTGGAACCTGGTACTGGAACCGCTACCCGGGCGCTCGTTTCGACAGCGAGGCTTACATTTACCAGTACCTGTTCTCGGAGGCACTGTACAAGGAGTGGAGCTGGAGTCAGCGGTTCCCGGACCAGCCTGAGGTGGAGCGGTGGATGCACTACGTCGCCGATCGGCTCGACCTGCGCCGGGACATCCAGTTCTCCACCACGGTCACCAGCGCGCACTTCGACGAGGACCGTGGGCGTTGGCTCGTGGGCACCGACCGTGGCGAGACGATCGACACCCAGTTTTTCGTCGCCTGTGGAGGCATGCTGTCCGCGCCGCTGGAGAACGTCTTCGAGGGACAGGACCGCTTCCGCGGACCGGTGTATCACACGTCCCGCTGGCCGAAGGACGGTGTCGAGCTGGCGGGCAAGCGGGTCGGTGTGGTCGGTATCGGCGCGACCGGCATCCAGGTGATCCAGACGATCGCCGCCGAGGTCGAGCACCTCACCGTGTTCGCACGTACGCCGCAGTACGTGCTGCCGATGAAGAATCCGGACTACGGGCCGTCTGAGCAGGCTTGGTACAAGAGCCGGTTCGAGGAGTTGCGGGCCACACTGCCGCACACGTTCAGCGGGTTCGAGTACGACTTTGAGCACGAGTGGGCCGCGTACGCGCCTCAGCGGCGCCGGGAGATCCTCGAGGAGATCTATCAGGACGGGTCGCTGAAGCTGTGGCTGGCCAGCTTCGGGGAGATGTTCTTCGATGAACAGGTCAGCGAGGAGGTCTCCGAGTTCGTCCGGGAGAAGATGCGCGAACGCCTCAAGGACCAGCGGCTGATCGACATTCTGGTGCCCACCGACTACGGGTTCGGCACCCACCGCGTCCCGCTGGAGCAGGGCTATCTCGAGGTCTACCACCGCGACAACGTCACGCTGGTCGGGGTCCGGGACAACCCGATCGCTCGAATCACCCCTGATGGCATCCAGCTCACCGACGGCACTGTCCACGAGCTGGATGTGATCATTCTGGCGACCGGTTTCGACGCGGGCACCGGGGCTCTCACCCGAGTCGATATCCGCGGCCGGGACGGCCGGTCGCTGGCCGAGGACTGGGGGCGGGACATCCGCACCACGATGGGCCTGATGGTGCACGGCTACCCCAACATGCTCACCACCGCGGTGCCGATGGCCCCGTCAGCGGCCCTGTGCAACATGACGACCTGCCTGCAGCAGCAGACAGAGTGGATCACCGACGTCATCCGACACATGAAGGCGCAAGGCAAGTCGGTGATCGAGCCGACCCAGGAGGGCGAGGACGCCTGGGTGGCCCACCACGAGGAGATCGCGAGCGCGACGCTCGTGCCGAAGACCCACTCGTGGTACATGGGCTCGAATGTGCCGGGCAAGCCACGCCGTCTGCTGTCCTACATCGGCGGTGTGGGCACCTACCGCGAGAAGTGTGACGAGGAGGCTGCCGGGGGCTATCCGTCCTTCCGGATGACCTGA